The stretch of DNA CTGGAAGCGGTTTTAGGTCCAgctgtggtggctcctctattgatggtTTTGCAGGTGATGTTGCTCTCTCTTCTAAGCATAGGGGCTCGAACTGAGGTTCCCTTTTCCAGAATCCTTGACCTTCGAGAGCCATGAACCACTCTGCCAACCCTTCACcgtccatctcttccaaattcatcaagcagGTTTCTAGTGGATCCTTGACATTAAGGGCCTCGTCCTCTTCTTGCAGTATCACATCTACGTCCTCCACTAGTGAGCAGTTTGCAAATTCACTGGGTCTCCTCATGGATTATTGaacgttgaatattatttctttATTGTTCAACCTCATTTTCAACTCTCTAGTCTCACAATCAATTAACGCTCTCCCAGTGgctaagaatggccttcccagaatgatgggtatctcttcatccacctgacaatcaagaataacaaaggcTGCAGGAAATACAAATTTCCCCACTTGCACAAGCACATCATCAAGAATTTCTGTCGGTCTTTTGATTATGCGATCAGCTAGTTGCAGCAACATTAAGGTCGGTCTAGCTCTGCCAATG from Nicotiana tomentosiformis chromosome 11, ASM39032v3, whole genome shotgun sequence encodes:
- the LOC138901783 gene encoding uncharacterized protein; translated protein: MPGYAKMMKDLMSLKFDFQDLSTVTLTQTCSVVVTRPMAQKVSDPGSFTIPCTIGSYVIAKALCDLGDSINLMPLAIYTKLGIGRARPTLMLLQLADRIIKRPTEILDDVLVQVGKFVFPAAFVILDCQVDEEIPIILGRPFLATGRALIDCETRELKMRLNNKEIIFNVQ